The following are encoded in a window of Flavobacterium psychrotrophum genomic DNA:
- a CDS encoding FAD-binding oxidoreductase, with translation MNDNHITTDFEKRLIDIVGKAFVFTDEATRLQYGHDETEDYSFPPTVVAKPDTADEVAAIMKLANDHKIPVVPIGARTGLSGGALSIHGGIGLSMERFNTLEIDEKNLQAIAGPAVITQVLREAAFEKGLFYPPDPSSMGSCTIGGNVAENSGGARAVKYGVTKDYILNLEVVLPNGDIIWTGANTLKNSTGYNLTQLMVGSEGTLGIITKIVLKLLPKTTHNVLMLIPFFKSGQACEAVAEIFRAGIVPSALEFMERDAIDWGLKYLDDTSIDIKPEVQAHLLVEVDGNYPDVLFAEAEKIMGVVEQFETDEILFADTEDQKNALWKLRRTVAEAVKSNSVYKEEDTVVPRYELPTLLEGIKRIGKKYGFQSVCYGHAGDGNLHVNIIKGDMTDDNWKVEVPKGIREIFELTVSLKGTLSGEHGIGYVQKNYMNIAFTDANLQLMKGIKQLFDPNNILNPGKILPDTIV, from the coding sequence ATGAACGATAACCATATTACTACTGATTTTGAAAAGCGGCTTATTGATATTGTAGGAAAAGCTTTTGTTTTTACCGATGAAGCCACACGCCTGCAATATGGCCATGACGAAACCGAAGATTACAGTTTTCCGCCTACCGTGGTAGCAAAGCCCGATACGGCAGATGAGGTTGCCGCTATTATGAAGCTGGCCAATGATCATAAAATTCCGGTAGTGCCCATAGGTGCACGTACCGGCCTTAGTGGTGGTGCGCTAAGCATACATGGTGGCATAGGCCTTAGCATGGAGCGTTTTAATACACTGGAAATTGACGAAAAGAATCTACAGGCTATTGCCGGCCCGGCAGTAATAACACAGGTATTGCGCGAAGCAGCTTTTGAAAAAGGACTGTTTTATCCGCCAGACCCCAGCAGCATGGGCAGTTGTACCATAGGGGGCAATGTAGCCGAAAACAGCGGTGGTGCACGTGCGGTAAAATATGGGGTTACTAAAGATTATATACTCAACCTGGAAGTGGTTTTGCCGAATGGCGACATTATCTGGACGGGGGCAAATACGCTTAAAAATTCTACCGGCTATAACCTTACCCAGCTTATGGTAGGTAGTGAGGGTACGCTGGGCATTATCACAAAAATTGTATTGAAGCTCCTGCCCAAAACTACCCACAATGTGCTGATGCTCATTCCATTCTTTAAATCGGGACAGGCGTGTGAGGCTGTAGCTGAGATTTTTAGAGCAGGGATAGTGCCCAGCGCGCTTGAATTTATGGAACGCGATGCTATAGACTGGGGGTTAAAGTACCTTGACGACACCAGTATTGACATTAAACCTGAAGTGCAGGCACATCTGCTTGTAGAGGTAGATGGTAATTATCCGGATGTGCTTTTCGCGGAAGCGGAAAAAATTATGGGAGTAGTAGAGCAATTTGAAACAGACGAGATTTTGTTTGCCGATACCGAAGACCAAAAAAATGCTTTATGGAAGCTACGCCGCACAGTTGCCGAGGCTGTTAAATCAAATTCGGTTTATAAAGAAGAAGATACTGTAGTACCGCGTTATGAACTACCAACACTTTTAGAAGGCATTAAGCGCATTGGTAAAAAATACGGCTTTCAGTCGGTATGCTATGGGCATGCAGGTGATGGCAATCTGCATGTGAACATCATTAAAGGCGACATGACCGATGATAACTGGAAGGTAGAAGTACCCAAAGGCATTCGCGAAATATTTGAACTAACGGTATCTTTAAAAGGCACGCTCAGCGGAGAGCATGGTATTGGGTATGTACAAAAAAATTATATGAACATTGCTTTTACTGACGCTAACCTGCAATTAATGAAAGGCATAAAGCAATTGTTTGACCCTAATAATATATTGAACCCGGGCAAAATATTACCCGATACTATAGTATAG
- a CDS encoding tetratricopeptide repeat protein, with translation MKPILLSALLLLLALNGFAQQMQNDYFLGKNLICPPADAKDEEMLKLGIDCFQFEKYHPTATKIFTDLIKKDSTFCDAWFFAGYSLRIQGMVKEASVFYYMADSLSNNKSEVFKQNLATTLFMAGATKVARKKFTEMVQYFPQNPEGYYGIALTSLDIKDFENGLDCINKAIGKYTYNNQGAFYMKALLLTLTGQYSDGLHFLEKCKSQFKKDDNYNTAMAVCLYRTGGEKNDEKILKAADKAKAKVKQKDKVLPELLALLPN, from the coding sequence ATGAAACCAATACTATTATCTGCTTTATTACTGCTGCTTGCCCTAAATGGCTTTGCCCAGCAAATGCAAAACGATTACTTTTTAGGTAAAAACCTTATTTGCCCGCCTGCAGATGCTAAGGACGAAGAAATGCTTAAATTGGGGATAGACTGTTTTCAGTTTGAAAAATACCATCCTACAGCAACTAAAATATTTACCGACCTTATAAAGAAAGACAGTACCTTTTGCGATGCCTGGTTCTTTGCCGGGTACTCATTACGCATACAGGGTATGGTAAAAGAAGCTTCTGTGTTTTATTATATGGCCGATAGCCTTTCTAACAACAAATCTGAAGTCTTTAAGCAAAACCTTGCTACAACGCTGTTTATGGCTGGCGCTACTAAAGTAGCCCGTAAAAAGTTTACAGAGATGGTGCAGTATTTTCCGCAAAATCCGGAAGGATATTATGGCATTGCGCTTACCTCTTTAGATATTAAAGATTTTGAAAACGGGCTTGATTGTATAAACAAAGCCATAGGTAAATACACCTATAATAATCAGGGCGCATTTTACATGAAAGCACTGCTGCTTACACTTACGGGGCAGTATAGCGATGGCCTGCACTTTTTAGAAAAATGTAAAAGCCAGTTTAAAAAAGATGATAACTACAATACTGCCATGGCCGTATGCCTCTACCGGACCGGTGGAGAAAAAAATGATGAAAAGATACTTAAAGCCGCTGATAAGGCTAAGGCAAAAGTAAAGCAAAAAGACAAGGTACTACCGGAATTGCTTGCACTATTGCCCAATTAG
- a CDS encoding T9SS type A sorting domain-containing protein, with the protein MRLRLLTLLCTLSLFKANAITYYVNASATGNGTGLSWDNAFTDLQNALSIAVYGDEIWVAAGQYKPTASATRTVSFVLKDGVNVRGGFAGTETSVSQRNIAANPTTLNGDIGEIGETSDNSHNIIRASGLTTTVILDGFRIINGNSGSSYNGAGLKVSGAMSGMLHLQNCYFFANKASNYGGALYIQNSKVTVEDCEFRGNNAGNQGGAIYTLNSGNQSTLIIKGTKFIGNSAYLGACVSNASEYKVLSIDRCIFTNNTSRNSIIDIDHFLNAKIYNSYIIGNTVNDFSANILAVSHYANSTADDFEMVNCTVVNNYNIYTNGVQQEIIDLYKSYYKIRNCIIYGNTAYQGRQLQQFKAVSNSIVEGGYANNSENSNAIPLFVNANTTATANFDATNFNYELTAQSPGINAGNNAYVNNLYPKDLNNAERLQGTIVDLGAYESDVEFTAVASNFNALSITAYPNPFITDLFITVAEQPEYAHVYDVSGRLVATPEFTLENGVVKLNLQGVKQKGIYILKLFYKEKEIVKKIIKQ; encoded by the coding sequence ATGAGACTAAGACTACTTACTTTACTGTGCACCCTTTCGCTATTTAAAGCAAACGCAATAACATATTATGTAAATGCTTCGGCTACAGGAAACGGCACAGGCCTTAGCTGGGACAATGCTTTTACCGATTTACAAAACGCCCTTAGCATTGCTGTTTATGGCGATGAGATATGGGTAGCCGCCGGGCAGTATAAGCCTACAGCATCTGCTACCCGCACGGTCTCTTTTGTATTGAAAGACGGCGTTAATGTGCGCGGGGGCTTTGCAGGTACAGAAACTTCTGTAAGCCAGAGAAATATAGCAGCTAACCCTACTACACTAAACGGAGATATTGGCGAAATTGGTGAAACAAGCGACAACTCACATAACATAATCCGCGCTTCAGGGCTTACAACAACGGTTATCCTGGATGGCTTCAGGATTATTAACGGTAACAGCGGCAGCTCATATAACGGTGCAGGGCTTAAGGTAAGCGGAGCTATGAGCGGGATGTTGCACCTACAGAACTGCTATTTCTTTGCTAATAAGGCTTCGAACTATGGTGGTGCATTATACATTCAAAATTCAAAAGTAACTGTAGAAGATTGTGAGTTCAGGGGCAATAATGCAGGTAACCAGGGCGGTGCAATCTATACATTAAATAGTGGCAATCAATCGACACTGATTATTAAAGGCACAAAATTTATTGGCAACTCAGCATATTTAGGGGCGTGTGTTTCAAACGCCAGCGAATATAAAGTACTAAGCATTGACAGGTGTATTTTTACAAACAACACGTCCAGGAACAGCATTATAGATATTGACCATTTTCTAAATGCAAAAATTTACAACTCATACATTATAGGGAATACCGTAAATGATTTTAGCGCAAACATACTGGCAGTGAGCCATTACGCTAACAGCACTGCGGATGATTTTGAAATGGTAAACTGTACGGTAGTAAACAATTATAATATATACACTAATGGTGTACAACAGGAAATTATAGACCTGTACAAATCATACTATAAAATAAGAAACTGTATCATCTATGGAAATACCGCTTACCAGGGCAGGCAGTTGCAACAGTTTAAAGCGGTTTCTAACTCTATTGTAGAGGGCGGATATGCTAACAATAGCGAAAACAGCAATGCAATCCCTTTATTTGTAAATGCTAATACTACAGCTACAGCTAATTTTGACGCAACTAATTTTAACTACGAGCTTACCGCGCAATCTCCCGGTATTAATGCCGGAAATAATGCTTATGTAAACAACTTGTACCCTAAAGACCTTAATAACGCAGAACGCCTTCAGGGCACTATTGTAGACCTTGGCGCTTATGAGTCTGATGTGGAATTTACAGCGGTAGCAAGTAATTTTAATGCGCTTAGTATTACTGCATACCCTAACCCGTTTATAACAGATTTATTTATTACAGTAGCAGAACAACCTGAGTATGCTCATGTTTATGATGTAAGTGGCAGGCTTGTAGCCACCCCGGAATTTACTTTAGAAAATGGTGTTGTAAAGCTGAACTTACAGGGTGTAAAACAAAAGGGCATTTATATTCTAAAGCTATTTTATAAGGAGAAGGAGATCGTGAAAAAAATTATAAAGCAATAA
- a CDS encoding DoxX family protein, giving the protein MWIFNSSIDKKMNSLALLIVRIVVGLLMLTHGIQKFKMLMAPGPVEFADPIGIGEGASLFLAVFSELICSALLIIGFATRLVTLPLIVTMVVAVFIVHGHDGLEKQELPILYLLIYVLLLITGSGKYSIDGLIHKKKKYMFA; this is encoded by the coding sequence ATGTGGATTTTTAACAGCTCCATCGATAAAAAGATGAATAGCCTGGCACTGCTTATTGTGCGTATAGTTGTAGGATTATTAATGCTTACACATGGTATTCAAAAATTCAAAATGCTGATGGCTCCCGGGCCTGTAGAATTTGCAGATCCAATAGGAATTGGAGAAGGTGCTTCGCTATTTTTGGCCGTATTTTCAGAACTTATTTGTTCAGCACTTTTAATTATTGGTTTTGCAACACGCCTGGTTACCCTGCCGCTTATTGTAACTATGGTTGTTGCTGTATTTATTGTACATGGTCATGATGGCCTTGAAAAACAGGAACTACCTATACTATATCTTTTAATTTATGTTTTGCTTCTTATTACCGGTAGTGGAAAATACTCTATCGACGGGCTGATACACAAAAAGAAAAAGTATATGTTTGCATAG
- a CDS encoding T9SS type A sorting domain-containing protein produces MKNLLLSAGLLLTLTIQAQEISTFLNTSGPYGGIVYEGDTNSIYVASEFAGVVYRKDAIGSDGTYQTINSGGEGSMQTGLFKLGSDLYVNRWHDNAVVKVGIDNQVTPYAIATIPHPEGLTGRGNKLYVTSGTSIYELDLSTSPATVNVMISGLEVSVFGPEIGLKIYNDFLYVSETNKISRINLNVTPYVKETYLNLTFTPLSFAWQDDLTLFATSNDYHTIYSITDGRADIMVQDNSTNYPSPNDLVYIGDHTVLAACMEGYNVLKAQVPLVNTITYTKPKAVLYPNPATNYITVNNLDIVEDATIINTLGQTVAQYKPTEKYDVSALPAGIYYLQLKGQSIKFVKE; encoded by the coding sequence ATGAAAAACCTATTACTATCAGCAGGCCTCTTGCTTACGCTAACAATTCAGGCGCAGGAAATATCTACTTTCTTAAACACATCCGGCCCATATGGCGGAATTGTGTATGAAGGAGATACTAACAGTATTTATGTAGCATCTGAATTTGCCGGGGTTGTTTACCGTAAAGATGCTATAGGTAGCGATGGTACATACCAAACAATAAACAGCGGCGGTGAAGGATCCATGCAGACAGGCTTGTTTAAATTGGGATCAGACCTTTATGTAAACCGTTGGCACGACAATGCTGTAGTGAAAGTGGGTATTGATAACCAGGTTACCCCCTATGCTATAGCTACCATACCGCATCCCGAAGGGCTAACAGGGAGGGGCAATAAACTCTATGTAACTTCGGGTACAAGCATATATGAGTTAGATCTTTCTACCTCTCCGGCTACTGTAAACGTTATGATAAGCGGACTGGAAGTATCTGTTTTTGGCCCTGAAATTGGGCTTAAAATTTATAATGACTTCCTGTATGTTTCTGAAACCAACAAAATAAGCCGCATCAACCTTAACGTTACGCCTTATGTAAAGGAAACCTACCTCAACCTGACATTTACGCCCCTGAGCTTTGCCTGGCAAGATGATTTAACCCTATTTGCAACATCTAACGACTACCATACCATTTACAGTATTACAGATGGAAGGGCAGACATTATGGTTCAGGATAATTCAACTAACTACCCATCGCCAAATGATTTGGTTTACATTGGCGACCATACCGTGTTAGCAGCTTGTATGGAAGGCTATAATGTTCTGAAAGCACAAGTGCCCTTAGTAAATACCATTACATATACAAAACCAAAGGCTGTGCTGTATCCTAACCCGGCAACAAACTACATTACCGTAAACAATCTTGATATTGTTGAAGATGCTACCATAATAAACACCCTGGGCCAAACCGTGGCACAATACAAACCTACTGAGAAATATGATGTTTCTGCACTGCCTGCCGGTATATACTACCTGCAACTAAAAGGGCAAAGCATAAAGTTTGTAAAAGAGTAG
- the uvrA gene encoding excinuclease ABC subunit UvrA → MLNTDETIEVLGARAHNLKNIDVTIPREKLVVITGLSGSGKSSLAFDTIYAEGQRRYIETFSAYARQFLGGLERPDVDKIDGLSPVIAIEQKTTSKSPRSTVGTITEIYDFLRLLYARGADAYSYMTGEKMVSYSDEQIRQLIVEKFDGKRISILAPIIRSRKGHYRELFEQVSKQGFLKVRVDGEIKDIEAGMKLDRYKVHDIETVIDRLAVDTTEDTDKRLADSIKTAMYHGEDVMMVIEQESQEVRYYSRNLMCPSSGISYPNPEPNNFSFNSPKGACDHCNGLGTVNEINLKKIIPNPKLSIKQGGFAPLGEYKNSWVFKQLEAIGEKFGFKITDAIEKIPADAMDMILNGGKEKFTINSKTLGVNREYKIEFEGISAFIKNQFSEEATAAIKRWAKDFMDEVECPVCHGTRLKKESLYFKVNGLNIAELSAMDISDLADWFEELHNNLTEKQKAIATEIVKEIKARLSFLVDVGLNYLSLSRSSGTLSGGEAQRIRLATQIGSQLVGVLYILDEPSIGLHQRDNEKLIHSLEALRDIGNSVIVVEHDKDMIERADYVIDIGPAAGRFGGQIVSKGTPAELLKEHTLTAAYLNGEREIAVPKKRREGNGKTLKLTGATGNNLKNVSIELPLGKMICVTGVSGSGKSTLINGTLYPILNAHFFNGVKKPAPYKKIEGLEHIDKVIDIDQSPIGRTPRSNPATYTEVFSEIRSLFTQTPESMIRGYKPGRFSFNVSGGRCETCEGSGMRVIEMSFLPDVYVECETCQGKRFNRETLEIRYKGKSISDVLDMTVDEAVPFFENIPKIYRKIKTIQDVGLGYITLGQQSTTLSGGEAQRIKLASELSKKDTGNTFYILDEPTTGLHFEDIRVLMEVINKLVDKGNTVLIIEHNMDVIKLADYIIDIGYEGGKGGGQLIAKGTPEEVAKNKKSYTAQFLKKEL, encoded by the coding sequence ATGCTGAATACTGACGAAACGATTGAAGTGCTTGGCGCACGCGCCCACAACCTAAAAAATATAGACGTTACCATACCCCGCGAAAAGCTCGTGGTAATTACCGGGCTTTCGGGTTCCGGTAAGTCGTCACTGGCTTTCGACACCATTTATGCCGAAGGGCAGCGCCGATATATAGAAACGTTTTCTGCTTACGCGCGGCAGTTTTTGGGTGGCCTGGAGCGCCCCGATGTTGACAAGATCGACGGACTATCGCCCGTTATTGCCATAGAGCAGAAAACCACCAGCAAAAGTCCCCGCTCTACCGTGGGTACCATTACAGAGATATACGATTTTCTCCGCCTGCTGTACGCCCGTGGCGCCGATGCCTACAGCTACATGACCGGCGAAAAGATGGTAAGCTACAGCGACGAGCAGATACGCCAGCTTATTGTTGAGAAATTCGACGGTAAGCGCATTAGTATCCTTGCCCCGATAATCAGGTCGAGAAAAGGCCACTACCGCGAACTCTTTGAGCAGGTAAGTAAACAGGGCTTTTTAAAAGTGCGCGTAGATGGCGAGATAAAAGATATTGAAGCCGGTATGAAGCTGGACCGCTACAAGGTGCACGACATAGAAACGGTTATAGACCGTCTGGCTGTAGACACAACCGAAGATACGGACAAGCGCCTTGCCGACAGCATTAAGACGGCTATGTATCACGGTGAAGATGTAATGATGGTTATTGAGCAGGAAAGCCAGGAGGTTCGCTACTACAGTCGTAACCTTATGTGCCCGTCCAGCGGTATCTCCTACCCTAACCCTGAGCCGAACAATTTTTCGTTCAATTCCCCTAAGGGTGCGTGTGATCACTGTAACGGCTTGGGCACAGTAAACGAGATCAACCTTAAAAAGATAATCCCAAACCCTAAGCTTAGTATCAAGCAGGGCGGTTTTGCGCCACTGGGCGAATATAAAAACTCATGGGTATTTAAACAGCTTGAAGCCATTGGCGAAAAGTTTGGTTTTAAGATTACCGATGCCATAGAAAAAATCCCTGCCGATGCGATGGACATGATCCTGAACGGCGGCAAGGAGAAATTCACCATAAACAGTAAAACACTCGGTGTAAACCGCGAATATAAAATAGAGTTCGAAGGTATTTCTGCCTTTATAAAAAACCAGTTTAGCGAAGAGGCTACAGCAGCTATTAAGCGTTGGGCCAAGGACTTTATGGATGAGGTAGAATGCCCGGTTTGCCACGGCACCCGCCTTAAAAAAGAATCGCTTTATTTTAAGGTAAACGGCCTTAACATTGCAGAGCTTTCGGCTATGGACATCTCTGACCTTGCAGACTGGTTTGAAGAACTGCACAACAACCTTACCGAGAAACAAAAGGCCATTGCAACTGAGATCGTAAAAGAAATTAAGGCACGCCTAAGCTTTTTGGTAGATGTGGGTTTAAATTACCTTTCGCTTAGCCGCAGTTCGGGAACCCTTTCTGGTGGCGAGGCACAGCGCATCAGGCTGGCTACGCAAATAGGCTCGCAGCTTGTGGGTGTACTCTACATTCTTGATGAGCCCAGCATTGGCCTGCACCAGCGTGATAACGAAAAACTGATTCACTCGCTTGAAGCGCTGCGCGATATTGGTAACTCGGTTATTGTGGTAGAACACGATAAAGACATGATAGAACGCGCCGACTATGTTATAGACATAGGCCCGGCAGCGGGTCGTTTTGGCGGACAGATTGTAAGCAAGGGTACTCCTGCCGAATTGCTTAAGGAACATACACTAACCGCAGCCTACCTTAACGGTGAGCGCGAAATAGCTGTACCAAAAAAGCGTCGCGAAGGCAACGGCAAAACCCTGAAACTTACGGGAGCTACAGGAAACAATCTTAAAAACGTGAGCATTGAGCTGCCTTTAGGCAAAATGATATGCGTTACAGGCGTTTCGGGTAGTGGTAAGAGCACGCTTATCAACGGTACACTTTACCCTATACTGAACGCGCACTTTTTTAACGGCGTAAAAAAACCTGCTCCTTATAAAAAGATTGAAGGCCTGGAGCATATTGATAAAGTAATTGATATTGACCAAAGCCCCATAGGACGCACACCACGCTCTAATCCGGCTACATACACCGAGGTATTTAGCGAAATACGCAGCTTGTTTACCCAAACACCGGAGTCGATGATACGCGGCTACAAACCGGGGCGTTTTAGCTTTAATGTAAGCGGTGGCCGTTGCGAAACCTGTGAAGGCAGTGGTATGCGCGTTATAGAGATGAGCTTTTTACCGGACGTTTATGTGGAGTGCGAAACCTGCCAGGGCAAGCGCTTTAACCGCGAAACGCTGGAGATACGCTATAAAGGAAAGTCCATCAGTGATGTGTTAGACATGACAGTAGACGAGGCCGTTCCATTCTTTGAGAACATACCTAAAATTTACCGCAAAATCAAAACCATTCAGGACGTTGGCCTTGGCTACATTACCCTGGGGCAGCAAAGCACAACGCTATCTGGTGGAGAGGCACAACGTATAAAACTGGCAAGTGAGCTTTCTAAAAAAGATACCGGCAATACCTTCTATATCCTTGATGAACCTACAACGGGGCTTCACTTTG
- a CDS encoding RrF2 family transcriptional regulator translates to MISGKFAITVHILTLMARHPDEFLSSEFISGSMNINPVLVRKEIGNLKKNNIVESREGKFGGTRLAKPAAEITLEEIYNLTFECVSLGYAKNDPNPDCCIGKKINQNLDGLYQDINQKICGHMKAITLAGFSEQF, encoded by the coding sequence ATGATTTCCGGTAAATTTGCCATAACAGTTCATATCCTTACCCTGATGGCGAGGCATCCGGACGAATTCCTTTCTTCAGAATTTATATCAGGCAGCATGAACATTAACCCTGTATTGGTACGCAAAGAAATAGGGAACCTTAAAAAGAATAATATTGTAGAAAGCCGCGAAGGTAAGTTTGGGGGTACCCGCCTTGCCAAGCCTGCTGCCGAAATTACTCTTGAGGAAATTTATAACCTTACTTTTGAGTGCGTGTCATTAGGCTATGCTAAGAACGACCCAAACCCGGATTGCTGTATAGGCAAAAAAATAAACCAAAACCTCGACGGGCTGTATCAGGACATCAACCAGAAAATATGCGGACATATGAAGGCTATTACGCTGGCAGGCTTTAGTGAACAGTTTTAA
- a CDS encoding AEC family transporter, producing the protein MDSLILIFICLFAGLGFQKVKAIPANAHVALNQFAIYLLLPALSLYYIPKIQISEKILYPVGVGWGSFLLSWLIFAGLGKILKWPKKLQGCLIITSGFLNSSFIGFPVIEALYGKEGLKTAILVDQPGTFVMLSTLGIIVAILYSKGQPSGPDIARRVVLFPPFIAFVIGLVINICHLDFADPVQSMLQKLGSCVTPVALVAVGLQLKIERKSRHWGFLGLGLFVKLLLIPAFFLVLYKVVFRLRGEDIDISVMEAATPPMITAAIIASAHGLKPRLAGMMIGVGIPLSFLTMAFWYFVLKHW; encoded by the coding sequence ATGGATAGTCTTATCCTGATATTTATTTGCCTTTTTGCCGGCCTTGGCTTTCAAAAGGTAAAAGCAATACCTGCTAATGCCCATGTGGCGCTAAACCAGTTTGCCATATATCTGCTACTGCCTGCATTGTCTTTATACTACATCCCAAAAATACAAATCAGCGAAAAAATACTATATCCTGTAGGCGTAGGCTGGGGCAGTTTTTTACTATCATGGCTCATTTTTGCCGGACTTGGAAAAATTTTAAAGTGGCCAAAAAAATTGCAGGGCTGCCTTATTATCACTTCGGGTTTTTTAAACTCATCATTTATAGGCTTCCCTGTTATAGAGGCGCTGTATGGTAAAGAAGGATTAAAGACCGCAATATTGGTAGACCAGCCGGGTACCTTTGTTATGCTCAGTACACTGGGTATAATTGTAGCTATACTGTACTCTAAAGGCCAGCCATCCGGTCCTGATATTGCCAGGCGGGTAGTACTGTTTCCTCCGTTCATAGCCTTTGTTATTGGTTTGGTCATCAACATCTGCCATTTAGATTTTGCAGATCCCGTACAAAGTATGCTGCAAAAGTTGGGCAGCTGTGTAACGCCTGTGGCGCTTGTGGCAGTAGGATTACAGTTAAAAATAGAGCGAAAAAGCCGTCATTGGGGCTTTTTAGGATTAGGGCTTTTTGTTAAGCTATTGCTTATACCTGCATTTTTTTTAGTGCTTTATAAAGTAGTTTTTAGACTCCGCGGCGAAGACATAGACATCTCTGTAATGGAGGCTGCCACACCACCCATGATAACTGCCGCGATCATAGCATCGGCACATGGTTTAAAGCCCCGGTTAGCAGGAATGATGATAGGCGTGGGCATCCCGCTTTCATTTTTAACAATGGCTTTTTGGTATTTCGTTTTGAAGCATTGGTAA
- a CDS encoding GIY-YIG nuclease family protein produces MKTGFSYILTNYTNTTLYTGVTSDLHGRIKQHKQKRYPDSFSAKYNINKLVYFEAFLMIEDAIAREKQIKAGSRAKKVMLIESMNPQWDDLFYRIEEFL; encoded by the coding sequence ATGAAAACAGGATTTAGTTACATACTTACCAATTATACAAATACAACACTTTACACAGGTGTAACGAGCGATCTGCATGGAAGGATTAAACAGCATAAGCAAAAGCGATATCCTGACTCTTTTTCAGCAAAATATAACATTAACAAGTTAGTGTATTTTGAGGCTTTTTTAATGATTGAAGATGCAATTGCCCGCGAAAAACAGATTAAGGCTGGTTCGAGGGCAAAAAAGGTTATGCTAATTGAATCCATGAATCCTCAATGGGATGATTTGTTTTACCGGATTGAAGAATTTTTATAG
- a CDS encoding NAD(P)-dependent oxidoreductase, producing the protein MKVAIIGATGFTGSAIVNEFAQRGHRATAISRHPKEDAADGVTNVKADIFDTKNLVEILNGHDAVISAYNPGWSNPDIYEDYLRGARFIQDAVKKSDVKRLIVVGGAGSLYVAPGLQLVDTPKFPQEFKPGATAVREYLNILKAENDLDWVFFSPAIEMHAGITTGRTGKYRLGFDSPVFDEHHRNTLSVEDLAVVIADEAETPRFRRQRFTAGY; encoded by the coding sequence ATGAAAGTAGCAATTATAGGAGCAACAGGATTTACAGGTAGTGCCATTGTAAACGAGTTTGCACAACGGGGCCACCGTGCCACCGCCATAAGCCGCCACCCAAAAGAAGATGCCGCAGATGGTGTAACCAATGTTAAGGCAGACATTTTTGACACTAAAAACCTTGTAGAAATACTTAATGGGCATGATGCCGTTATAAGCGCATATAATCCCGGATGGTCTAACCCGGATATTTATGAAGACTACCTTCGCGGTGCCCGTTTTATACAGGATGCCGTAAAAAAGTCTGATGTTAAACGCCTTATTGTTGTAGGTGGTGCCGGAAGCCTTTATGTAGCTCCGGGCTTACAGCTGGTAGACACACCTAAATTTCCGCAGGAATTTAAGCCAGGTGCTACTGCCGTGCGTGAATACCTCAACATACTTAAAGCAGAAAACGACCTTGACTGGGTATTTTTTAGCCCGGCAATAGAAATGCACGCGGGCATTACAACAGGCCGTACAGGCAAATACCGCCTGGGCTTTGACAGCCCCGTGTTTGATGAACACCACCGCAATACACTATCTGTAGAAGACCTTGCTGTTGTAATAGCAGATGAAGCCGAAACACCACGTTTCCGCAGGCAGCGTTTTACAGCAGGATACTAA